In the Sinomonas cyclohexanicum genome, GATCTCCGGCGCCGCCGTGGCGGACGGATGGGACGGGGTGGGGGCAGTCATCAGTACCTCACTCTCGGGTCGATGAGGGCGGCGATGACGTCCACGATGAAGTTCGTGACGGCCACGATGACGGCCAGGAGCACCACGATGCCCTGCACTGCGACGAAGTCGCGCGCCGTCAGGTACTGGGCCAGCTGGAAGCCGAGGCCCTTCCACTCGAAGGTCGTCTCGGTGAGGACCGCGCCGCCGAGGAGGAGCGCGATCTGAAGGCCCATGACCGTGATGATCGGGATGAGCGCGGGCTTGTACGCGTGCTTGGTCACGAGGCGGAACTCGCTGACACCACGCGAGCGGCCCGCCTCGACGTAGTCCTTGCCGACGTGCCGATGAGGTTGGTGCGCACGAGCCGCAGGAACACGCCTGCGGTGAGCAGGCCGAGCGCGATCGCCGGGAGGATCGCGTGCCGCTCGACGTCCCAGAACGCGTCCATGTTGCCGCTGCGGAGAGCGTCGAGCCAGTAGATGCCGGTGGGCGCCGACAGCTGCGTGAGCGCGAGCTCGGTGGTGGTCGTTGCGCGCCCTGCGATGGGGGTCCAGCCCAGCCACACCCCGAACACGAGCTTGAGCAGGAGCCCGGCGAAGAAGACCGGCGTCGCGTAGAACAGGATCGCGAACACGCGCAGCACGGCGTCGGACGCCTTGTCACGGCGGTGTGCGGCGATCATCCCGAGGGGGATGCCCACGATGAGCGCGACGATGACCGCGTTGATCGCGAGCTCGAGTGTCGCCGAGCCGAACGTCGTGAGCATGTCTGTCACAGCACGGTTGTCGGAGATGGTGCGCCCGAAGTTGCCGGTGAGGAGCTGTCCCAGGTACTCGAAGTACTGGATCATGATCGGCCGGTCGTAGCCGGCCTCGTGGATGCGGATCTGCAGCTGGTCCGCGGGGAGGCGGCCGCCGAGGGCCGCGGTGATGGGGTCGCCGGTGATCCTCATGAGGAAGAAGACCATCGTGACGAGGATGAGGATGGTCGGGATGATCAGCAGGAAGCGGATCACGAGATAGGTCAGCAGTCCGCCGCCGCCCTTGGTCTTGGCAGCAGGCTCTGGGACACCCGCGGCTTCTGGGGGTGCTTCTGTGAATGCAGTCATTGGGGTCTCTCTCGCAGTGAAGCGGCGGGATGCACCAAGCATCCCGCCGCTGCTCTGGTCTAGCTAGTCGAGAACTCTCTTACTTGCTCAGGACGCCGAGGCGGAACTTGAACGACGGGTCGAGCGTCGAGTCGACGCCCTTGACGTCCTTGCCGGAGACGGCGACCTGCGAGCCCTGCAGGAGAGGCAGGGTCGAGAGGTCCTTGGCCACATCCTCCTGGATCTGCCCGAGCTGCTGCGTCCGGGACGCCTTGTCCGGGTTGGTTGCCTCCTTGGCGATGAGGTCCTGGACGGTCGTGTTGCTGTAGTGGTTCTTCAGGAAGTTGTTCGCGGTGAAGAACGGCGTGAGGTAGTTGTCCGAGTCGGAGAAGTCCGGGAACCATCCGAGCTGGTACATCGGGTACACGTCCTTGGTGCGGTCCTTCGCGTAGGTGACCCACTCGGTGGACTGCAGGTTGACCTTGAACAGGCCGCCGGCCTCGAGCTGCTGCTTCACGAGCGCGTACTCATCGCCGGAGGACGTCCCGTAGTGGTCCGGGTTGTACTGCAGGTTCAGGGTCACCGGGCTCGTGATTCCGGCGTCGGTGAGGGCCTTCTTTGCCTTGTCCGCGCTGGGCTTGCCGTTGCCGTCCCCGTACATGGACTTCAGCGGGGTCGTGGCGCCGAGGAATCCGTCCGGAACGTAGGAGTACAGCGGGGTGTAGGTGCCCTTGTAGACCTGGGTCGCGATGGCCTCGCGGTCCACGAGGTCCGCCATGGCCTGGCGGACGGCGAGGGACTTGGCCGGGTCGGCCTGGGGGGTCTTTGCGCCGTACGGCATCGTGTCGAAGTTGAACACGATATAGCGGATCTCGCCGCCGGGGCCCTTGTGGACAGCGACCTTCGAGTCCTTGGCCAGGCTGTCCACGTCGGTGGCCGTCAGCGAGCGCCAGGCGACGTCGATGTTGCCCTGCTGGACATCGAGCTTCAGGTTGTTCGAGTCCGAGTAGTACTTGAGGTTGACCGTGTCCGTCGCGGGCTTGCCGAGCAGGCCCTGGTAGTCCGGGTTCGCCTTGAAGGAGACGAGCTGGTTCTTCTGGTACGAGGAGATCGTGTACGGGCCTGCGAAGGCCTTCTTCGAGATGATGTCCTCGTCATTCATGACCTTGTCGGCGGGGAACACGTTGTGGTCCACGATCGGACCGACGGGGCCGGTGAGCACCTGCGGGAACGTCTGGTCGTTGCCCTGCTTGAGGTGGAAGACCACGGTAGTGGCATCCGGGGCGTCCACGCTCGCGAGGTTGTCGAGCAGCGAGGCCGGGCCGTTCGGGTCGTTGATCTTGACCTGGCGGTCGAACGAGAACTTCACGTCCGCGGAGTCCAGCGCGTCGCCGTTGGCCCACTTGAGTCCGCTCTTGAGCTTGACGGTGTACTCGGTGGGCGACGTGAACGAGGCCGACGTCGCGATGTCCGGCTGCGGCTCGGCGCTTCCGGGCTTCGAGTTCAGGAGGAACGGATAGATCTGGTTCATGACCATGAACGAGCCGTTGTCATAGGAGCCGGCGGGATCCAGGAACGTGACCTTGTCGGTGGTTCCGACCGTGATGGGGCCGCCCGAGGCTGCGGAGCCGCTCGAGGACGTACCCCCGGACGGCCCGGTGCACGCCGTCAGCGCGAGCAGGGAGGCGCCGGCGAGCGCGATGGCGCTCCGCACGGCCGATGTGGTCTTTGACATCGATGACCTTCTCTTGTCGAGTCGTGGCCGTGCCTGGGTCACGCTGGCCCCAACCCGGGTGACCCGCAGCACAGTCTGATGACCCGATTCAATCACTGATTCAGTGAAGTGAAACGGTTCTTTGAATCATCGAGACCGAACGGTGACCTTTTGGGGTCGGAACCGGCTAGGCGGTGCGGACGACGGCGGCACTCGCCGCACGCCGTCGCCCGCACCGTTCGAGGTGGCCTCCGCTACTTCGAGAAGGACACGCGGTCCCAGCTGAGCACCGTCTGGCCGCGGCTGGAGCTGCCCGCCACACCAACCTTGCCGTTGGCGGCGACATCGACCTTGAGGTAATCCGTGGCCCTGCCCGAACCGTCGATCGTGACGCGGGTCAGGTTGTCCGCGCTGCCCGTGACACCGTAGGCCGTGAGCCACGACGAGCCCGCCGCGAGCGGCCTGTCCTGATTGAACACGTGGCTGTCGCCGTTGAAGAGGTACACCGGGCCGTCGAATCCGTTGGACTCCGTGATGAGGGTCCGCACGAGCGGAGTGAAGGCGCTGATGTCGTTGGCCGTGGGGGTGTAGGTCGGATCGAACATGTCGGCCTGCTGGAAGATCACGACGGCGCGGTCGTTCCGCTGCTTCGCCTGGGCGAACGTCTGCCTGACCTCGGCGATGTCCGCGTCCGTGCGCTTCTGCACCTCGGCGGCCTGCTCGGGCGTCTCGGCCTTCTTGCCGAGGCCGTCCCACGGCTGGGACGCGTTGTTGCTGCCCGGCACGTTGATCGCGGCGAATGCGACGCGGTTCTTGGAGAACGTCACGTTCTCGGGCAGGCCCTGGTCTGCCTGGCTCGTGACGGGCATAGTCGCGCCGAGGGTCTTGCCCGGGGCGCTGAAGAACACCTCGCGGATCTTCGCGAGCCGCTCGAGCGGGTTGTAGGCGCCGTTGTTCTTGCGGTGGCAGTCCGTCCACTCGTTGTCGCCGGGCGTGTACACGAGCGGATGGGTGAACGCGTCGAAGTCTGCGCGGATCTGGGCGAAGTACTCGTCCGTGCACTCGCTCGAGCCGTTCTTGATGTCCCCCACATGGACTACGAAGTCGAGCGAGGTGTCGGCGTTGAGCTGTGCCACATGGGCCGGGAACGCCGCGAAGGCGTCCGCGCCGTACGGCGTGTCG is a window encoding:
- a CDS encoding ABC transporter substrate-binding protein, which produces MSKTTSAVRSAIALAGASLLALTACTGPSGGTSSSGSAASGGPITVGTTDKVTFLDPAGSYDNGSFMVMNQIYPFLLNSKPGSAEPQPDIATSASFTSPTEYTVKLKSGLKWANGDALDSADVKFSFDRQVKINDPNGPASLLDNLASVDAPDATTVVFHLKQGNDQTFPQVLTGPVGPIVDHNVFPADKVMNDEDIISKKAFAGPYTISSYQKNQLVSFKANPDYQGLLGKPATDTVNLKYYSDSNNLKLDVQQGNIDVAWRSLTATDVDSLAKDSKVAVHKGPGGEIRYIVFNFDTMPYGAKTPQADPAKSLAVRQAMADLVDREAIATQVYKGTYTPLYSYVPDGFLGATTPLKSMYGDGNGKPSADKAKKALTDAGITSPVTLNLQYNPDHYGTSSGDEYALVKQQLEAGGLFKVNLQSTEWVTYAKDRTKDVYPMYQLGWFPDFSDSDNYLTPFFTANNFLKNHYSNTTVQDLIAKEATNPDKASRTQQLGQIQEDVAKDLSTLPLLQGSQVAVSGKDVKGVDSTLDPSFKFRLGVLSK
- a CDS encoding metallophosphoesterase family protein; translated protein: MPFRLGPTRARVAALAAMALTVPVAAALAVPAVAAPAAPAAPAGNAKAAFSFAVIGDTPYGADAFAAFPAHVAQLNADTSLDFVVHVGDIKNGSSECTDEYFAQIRADFDAFTHPLVYTPGDNEWTDCHRKNNGAYNPLERLAKIREVFFSAPGKTLGATMPVTSQADQGLPENVTFSKNRVAFAAINVPGSNNASQPWDGLGKKAETPEQAAEVQKRTDADIAEVRQTFAQAKQRNDRAVVIFQQADMFDPTYTPTANDISAFTPLVRTLITESNGFDGPVYLFNGDSHVFNQDRPLAAGSSWLTAYGVTGSADNLTRVTIDGSGRATDYLKVDVAANGKVGVAGSSSRGQTVLSWDRVSFSK